From Solanum lycopersicum chromosome 8, SLM_r2.1, the proteins below share one genomic window:
- the LOC101248599 gene encoding histidine decarboxylase-like, producing the protein MGTESEFDSTVVATKTGINAPLSSPRDNMCLSLIEPHIKNKTSSEELNMILTQYVDTLSQRMKYHIGYPINLSYEHHATLAPLLQFHLNNCGDPFTQHPTDFHSKDFEVAVLDWFAQLWEIEKDEYWGYITSGGTEGNLHGLLVGRELHPSGILYASKDSHYSISKAARLYRMELQTINSLVNGEIDYEDLQSKLLVNKNKPAIININFGTTYKVAIDDVDMILQILENCGYSNDRYYIHCDAALYGLIVPFINHAKIITFKKSIGSISVSGHKFLGCSMPCGVQITKRTYITTISKQVEYIASIDNTISGSRNGLAPIFLWYSLSMKGNAGLQKDAKICYENARYLKDRLHKAGISAMLNEFSNIVVFERPCDNKFIRRWQLSCARDTAHVVVMPGTTKEIIDNFFKDLVQEREKWCGITLGPCLADDIGSQNCLCSYRNMHH; encoded by the exons ATGGGAACTGAAAGT GAATTTGACTCAACAGTAGTCGCAACAAAAACTGGAATCAACGCACCATTGTCATCTCCAAGGGACAATATGTGTCTTAGTTTGATTGAACCTcatattaagaataaaacatCTTCCGAAGAATTGAACATGATTTTGACTCAATATGTAGACACATTATCCCAGAGGATGAAATATCATATAG GTTATCCAATTAACCTTTCTTATGAGCATCATGCCACTTTAGCCCCACTTTTGCAATTTCATTTGAACAATTGTGGAGACCCCTTTACTCAGCACCCTACAGATTTTCATTCAAAAGATTTTGAAGTGGCTGTTTTAGATTGGTTTGCACAACTCTGGGAAATAGAGAAAGATGAATATTGGGGATACATTACTAGTGGTGGCACTGAGGGCAATCTCCATGGCCTTTTGGTTGG AAGAGAGCTACATCCTAGTGGGATATTATATGCATCAAAAGATTCACATTACTCGATTTCCAAAGCAGCAAGATTGTATCGAATGGAGCTACAAACTATTAACAGTTTAGTTAATGGGGAGATTGATTATGAAGATTTACAATCAAAGTTACTTGTCAACAAGAACAAACCAGCCATCATCAATATCAATTTTG GAACTACCTACAAAGTAGCAATTGATGATGTTGATATGATCCTACAAATACTTGAAAATTGTGGTTATTCCAATGATAGGTATTACATCCATTGTGATGCTGCACTATATGGGCTAATTGTCCCCTTCATCAACCAT GCGAAAATAATTACCTTCAAGAAGTCAATAGGCAGTATTTCAGTTTCAGGCCACAAGTTTTTGGGATGTTCCATGCCTTGTGGAGttcaaataacaaagagaactTACATTACTACAATCTCAAAACAAGTCGAGTATATTGCCTCAATAGATAATACAATTTCTGGAAGTCGAAATGGTTTGGCACCAATATTCTTATGGTATAGTTTAAGCATGAAAGGTAATGCCGGATTGCAAAAAGATGCCAAAATATGCTATGAAAATGCTAGGTATTTGAAAGACCGGCTTCATAAAGCAGGAATTAGCGCTATGCTCAATGAATTTAGCAATATCGTGGTGTTTGAACGACCTTGTGATAATAAGTTCATTCGTCGTTGGCAACTATCTTGCGCAAGGGATACGGCACATGTTGTGGTTATGCCAGGCACAACAAAAGAAATCATAGACAATTTTTTCAAGGACTTAGTGCAAGAGCGGGAAAAATGGTGTGGAATAACTTTGGGTCCTTGTCTTGCTGATGATATAGGTTCTCAAAATTGTCTATGTTCCTATCGCAACATGCATCACTAA